A single genomic interval of Zingiber officinale cultivar Zhangliang chromosome 4A, Zo_v1.1, whole genome shotgun sequence harbors:
- the LOC121971594 gene encoding E3 ubiquitin-protein ligase At1g63170-like isoform X1: MICEHQSDTHLMLMDRATNLNGIEYVIGILDTNDASTSIPARTDHSSQHETLSENHPSTSSPPPASQLALSSPNLSNSTNSSLTRRTDNYGHHNRSPLNSGLWITVELVANVSQILAAVIVLSLSRHEHPRTPLTVWIIGYTAGCVVTLPHLYWRYLHRSSQRTEQDPAHSNQETTGNNHHDSNAYADGAGTHNPQQQNIHNPTTELEQTSVNTSPRINAIVDNMKMALDCFFAVWFVVGNVWVFGGRSSPHDAPNLYRLCIVFLAFSCIGYALPFILCTMICCCLPCIISFLGIREDMIHDRGATLESINALPSYKFKTKRRKNKGDSERSLDGHSTDGILAAGTDKERTISAEDAVCCICLAKYVDNDELRELPCTHFFHKECVDKWLKLNALCPLCKTVAGITNSQLSDAATPIHHSGLPEV, encoded by the exons ATGATTTGTGAGCATCAAAGTGATACACATCTTATGCTGATGGATCGAGCAACTAACTTAAATGGAATTGAGTATGTTATTGGTATACTGGACACAAATGATGCTTCGACCTCCATCCCTGCACGAACTGATCACAGTAGCCAACATGAAACACTTAGTGAAAATCACCCTTCAACAAGCAGTCCACCTCCTGCCTCCCAATTAGCTTTGTCATCACCAAATCTATCTAATTCAACAAATTCATCTTTGACGAGAAGAACAGATAACTATGGTCATCACAACAGAAGTCCTCTGAACTCTGGTTTGTGGATTACGGTTGAGCTTGTTGCTAATGTGAGCCAAATTCTAGCAGCTGTCATTGTGTTATCATTGTCAAGACATGAGCATCCCCGGACTCCATTAACTGTGTGGATCATAGGGTATACTGCAGGCTGCGTTGTTACACTACCACATCTGTATTGGCGCTACCTTCATCGCAGTTCTCAGAGAACTGAGCAAGATCCAGCACATTCCAACCAGGAAACTACAGGGAATAACCATCATGACTCTAATGCTTATGCTGATGGAGCTGGCACACACAACCCACAGCAACAAAATATTCACAATCCTACAACCGAGCTTGAGCAAACCAGTGTAAACACTAGTCCAAG GATAAATGCAATAGTTGACAATATGAAGATGGCCTTGGATTGCTTTTTTGCTGTGTGGTTTGTTGTTGGCAATGTGTGGGTGTTTGGCGGGCGCTCCTCTCCCCATGATGCCCCAAACTTATATAG GTTATGTATTGTCTTCCTTGCATTCAGCTGTATAGGATATGCTTTGCCTTTCATTCTATGCACAATGATTTGTTGTTGCTTGCCTTGCATTATATCGTTTTTGGGCATAAGAGAGGATATGATCCATGATAGAGGTGCTACCTTGGAATCAATCAATGCACTCCCTAGTTATAAGTTCAAAACTAAGAGGCGTAAGAATAAAGGGGATTCAGAAAGAAGCTTGGATGGCCATTCCACAGATGGGATATTGGCTGCTGGTACTGACAAGGAAAGAACTATTTCTGCTGAAGATGCT GTTTGTTGCATTTGTCTAGCAAAATATGTGGACAATGACGAGTTGCGTGAGCTTCCCTGCACTCATTTTTTTCACAAGGAGTGTGTGGATAAGTGGCTCAAGCTAAATGCACTTTGTCCTCTTTGCAAAACTGTGGCGGGGATCACCAATTCACAACTCTCCGATGCAGCGACACCGATTCATCATTCAGGACTACCCGAGGTATAG
- the LOC121971595 gene encoding probable WRKY transcription factor 41: MEATADDGWDFDALVAALTQGEEQLRQLCASIAERSPAEQEKKLALGAHSCFKKAICIAQAMDSGRLRAASASDSPRSNSCRSPQSDSSERAVKEHERKEMCKKRKTLRKWTSRVRVSGSDGHDDGFSWRKYGQKDILGANHPRAYYRCTYRNATGCLAMKQVQRADDDPSVVDVTYRGEHTCLQNQRPKPSQGSLSVAEEKEAPQDQQLLLNFQASLKVETEGLSSDNSFSFASTPVSGGFSPSFVSPATPESSNFLLSPWRMSGIGDLFSAVAPADAYGSDVGFMLDSAGFDETSPFEAADFFPDL; the protein is encoded by the exons ATGGAGGCCACCGCAGATGATGGCTGGGATTTCGACGCGCTGGTGGCGGCGCTGACGCAGGGGGAAGAGCAGCTGCGACAGCTGTGTGCGTCCATTGCTGAGCGGTCTCCGGCCGAGCAAGAGAAGAAGCTCGCTCTGGGGGCGCATTCCTGCTTCAAGAAGGCCATCTGCATAGCCCAAGCGATGGACTCCGGCCGGCTCCGGGCGGCCTCGGCGTCGGACTCGCCGCGCTCCAACAGCTGCCGCAGCCCGCAGAGCGACAGCTCGGAGCGGGCAGTCAAGGAGCACGAGCGCAAGGAGATGTGCAAGAAGAG GAAGACGCTGAGGAAATGGACGAGCCGTGTCCGGGTGTCGGGATCGGATGGCCATGACGACGGATTTAGCTGGCGAAAGTACGGGCAGAAGGACATCCTCGGCGCCAATCATCCAAG AGCTTATTACAGATGCACCTATCGCAATGCCACCGGATGTCTTGCGATGAAGCAGGTGCAGCGGGCGGACGACGACCCTTCCGTCGTCGACGTCACCTATCGAGGAGAGCACACTTGCCTCCAGAACCAGAGGCCGAAGCCGTCGCAAGGATCGCTGAGCGTCGCGGAGGAGAAAGAGGCTCCTCAGGACCAGCAGCTTCTCCTGAACTTCCAAGCGAGCCTCAAGGTGGAAACAGAGGGCTTGAGCTCCGACAACTCCTTCTCCTTCGCTTCCACGCCCGTGAGCGGCGGCTTCTCACCATCCTTCGTCTCGCCCGCGACCCCTGAGTCGAGCAACTTCTTGCTATCGCCGTGGCGAATGAGCGGAATCGGGGATTTATTCTCTGCCGTGGCTCCGGCGGATGCCTACGGCTCCGATGTCGGGTTCATGCTCGACTCGGCCGGCTTCGATGAGACTTCCCCGTTCGAAGCTGCTGACTTCTTCCCTGACTTATAA
- the LOC121971594 gene encoding E3 ubiquitin-protein ligase At1g12760-like isoform X2, producing MICEHQSDTHLMLMDRATNLNGIEYVIGILDTNDASTSIPARTDHSSQHETLSENHPSTSSPPPASQLALSSPNLSNSTNSSLTRRTDNYGHHNRSPLNSGLWITVELVANVSQILAAVIVLSLSRHEHPRTPLTVWIIGYTAGCVVTLPHLYWRYLHRSSQRTEQDPAHSNQETTGNNHHDSNAYADGAGTHNPQQQNIHNPTTELEQTSVNTSPRINAIVDNMKMALDCFFAVWFVVGNVWVFGGRSSPHDAPNLYREDMIHDRGATLESINALPSYKFKTKRRKNKGDSERSLDGHSTDGILAAGTDKERTISAEDAVCCICLAKYVDNDELRELPCTHFFHKECVDKWLKLNALCPLCKTVAGITNSQLSDAATPIHHSGLPEV from the exons ATGATTTGTGAGCATCAAAGTGATACACATCTTATGCTGATGGATCGAGCAACTAACTTAAATGGAATTGAGTATGTTATTGGTATACTGGACACAAATGATGCTTCGACCTCCATCCCTGCACGAACTGATCACAGTAGCCAACATGAAACACTTAGTGAAAATCACCCTTCAACAAGCAGTCCACCTCCTGCCTCCCAATTAGCTTTGTCATCACCAAATCTATCTAATTCAACAAATTCATCTTTGACGAGAAGAACAGATAACTATGGTCATCACAACAGAAGTCCTCTGAACTCTGGTTTGTGGATTACGGTTGAGCTTGTTGCTAATGTGAGCCAAATTCTAGCAGCTGTCATTGTGTTATCATTGTCAAGACATGAGCATCCCCGGACTCCATTAACTGTGTGGATCATAGGGTATACTGCAGGCTGCGTTGTTACACTACCACATCTGTATTGGCGCTACCTTCATCGCAGTTCTCAGAGAACTGAGCAAGATCCAGCACATTCCAACCAGGAAACTACAGGGAATAACCATCATGACTCTAATGCTTATGCTGATGGAGCTGGCACACACAACCCACAGCAACAAAATATTCACAATCCTACAACCGAGCTTGAGCAAACCAGTGTAAACACTAGTCCAAG GATAAATGCAATAGTTGACAATATGAAGATGGCCTTGGATTGCTTTTTTGCTGTGTGGTTTGTTGTTGGCAATGTGTGGGTGTTTGGCGGGCGCTCCTCTCCCCATGATGCCCCAAACTTATATAG AGAGGATATGATCCATGATAGAGGTGCTACCTTGGAATCAATCAATGCACTCCCTAGTTATAAGTTCAAAACTAAGAGGCGTAAGAATAAAGGGGATTCAGAAAGAAGCTTGGATGGCCATTCCACAGATGGGATATTGGCTGCTGGTACTGACAAGGAAAGAACTATTTCTGCTGAAGATGCT GTTTGTTGCATTTGTCTAGCAAAATATGTGGACAATGACGAGTTGCGTGAGCTTCCCTGCACTCATTTTTTTCACAAGGAGTGTGTGGATAAGTGGCTCAAGCTAAATGCACTTTGTCCTCTTTGCAAAACTGTGGCGGGGATCACCAATTCACAACTCTCCGATGCAGCGACACCGATTCATCATTCAGGACTACCCGAGGTATAG